One Novipirellula galeiformis genomic region harbors:
- a CDS encoding adenylosuccinate synthase, giving the protein MSGTCVIGLQWGDEAKGKLVDLLAPQFDIVVRYQGGANAGHTVVAGDETYKLHHIPSGILHSQVQNLITPGVVINPSTMLDEIDALAPRGVDCAKNLMISERAHLVMPWHIAEDRQINATEVRGESIGTTNRGIGPCYRDKVGRTHAIRMTDLVQPQRDERIRTVAEQKIQLLKNLGASEEELQKIAPEVVVPLAASWAKRLEGMIGDTTDLLLDAAEADKRILFEGAQGALLDIDHGTYPFVTSSNSSGVGVCAGAGVPPKWINTVLGVCKAYSTRVGGGPFVTELEDATGDRIRQLGNEYGTTTGRPRRCGWFDAVAVRYTARLSGVTRLALMMMDVLAHLDELKVCVAYELDGKRIERFPSHADELRRCKPIYETIPGWKQPVDDVRRVDQFPEGALAYVRRIEELVGVPVGVLSVGPDRAQTIFTEAASELALQSIG; this is encoded by the coding sequence GTGTCGGGTACTTGTGTCATTGGTCTGCAGTGGGGTGACGAGGCGAAAGGCAAGCTTGTCGATCTGCTTGCGCCTCAATTCGATATCGTGGTTCGCTACCAAGGGGGTGCCAACGCTGGGCACACCGTGGTCGCTGGCGATGAAACCTACAAATTGCACCACATCCCTAGCGGGATCTTGCACTCTCAGGTGCAAAACCTCATCACGCCTGGCGTGGTGATCAATCCGTCGACGATGCTCGACGAAATCGATGCATTGGCGCCTCGCGGGGTCGACTGTGCAAAGAATCTGATGATCAGCGAGCGTGCTCACTTGGTGATGCCGTGGCATATCGCTGAGGATCGCCAGATCAACGCGACCGAAGTCCGCGGTGAATCGATCGGTACCACGAACCGAGGAATCGGTCCGTGTTACCGCGACAAGGTCGGACGTACTCATGCGATTCGCATGACTGACTTAGTCCAACCGCAACGCGATGAACGCATCCGTACGGTAGCGGAGCAAAAAATCCAGCTGCTGAAAAACCTGGGCGCCTCCGAAGAGGAACTGCAAAAGATCGCCCCCGAAGTCGTCGTACCTCTAGCCGCCTCATGGGCCAAACGCCTCGAAGGCATGATTGGCGATACCACCGATCTGCTGCTCGATGCTGCCGAAGCGGACAAACGGATCTTGTTCGAAGGTGCCCAAGGCGCCCTGTTGGACATCGACCACGGTACGTATCCGTTTGTAACCAGCAGCAACAGCAGCGGCGTAGGCGTTTGTGCCGGTGCCGGCGTCCCACCGAAGTGGATCAACACGGTACTCGGCGTTTGCAAAGCCTACAGCACACGAGTGGGCGGCGGCCCCTTCGTCACCGAACTCGAAGACGCAACCGGAGATCGAATCCGTCAACTCGGCAACGAGTACGGAACCACGACCGGACGTCCACGGCGATGCGGTTGGTTTGATGCGGTTGCGGTTCGCTACACCGCACGACTCAGTGGTGTCACCCGCTTGGCGCTGATGATGATGGACGTTCTGGCTCACTTGGACGAGCTGAAGGTTTGCGTTGCCTATGAATTGGATGGCAAACGTATCGAACGCTTCCCAAGTCACGCGGACGAATTGCGTCGCTGCAAACCGATCTACGAAACGATCCCAGGCTGGAAACAACCGGTCGACGATGTTCGTCGCGTGGACCAATTCCCTGAAGGCGCGTTGGCTTATGTCCGCCGGATTGAAGAACTAGTCGGGGTTCCCGTCGGTGTCCTATCGGTTGGCCCGGACCGTGCCCAAACGATCTTCACCGAGGCCGCGTCGGAACTTGCGTTGCAATCGATTGGCTAG
- the uppS gene encoding polyprenyl diphosphate synthase: MKDPIKAIEDTSSERGETKRPRHIAIIMDGNGRWAQTRGLPRIEGHRRGVETVRMISETASELKIDAITLYCLSSENWKRPETELQFLMHLLEQYMVEERRTIMDQGLRLKTIGRRDRLPENVLQAMDKTLAMSANNPGTQLVLAIDYGGRDEITHVARQLAREVAQGSLSESDISEDLINNRLYTAGLPDVDLMIRTGGDMRVSNFLLWQLSYSELWITDKCWPEFTREQFLGAIDDFAMRQRRFGGLNVNE, encoded by the coding sequence ATGAAGGATCCAATCAAAGCCATTGAGGATACATCCAGCGAACGTGGCGAGACAAAACGTCCTCGCCACATCGCGATCATTATGGATGGCAATGGCCGTTGGGCTCAAACACGTGGGTTGCCTCGCATCGAAGGCCATCGCCGAGGGGTCGAAACGGTTCGCATGATTAGCGAAACGGCTAGCGAGCTAAAGATCGATGCGATCACACTGTATTGCTTGTCGAGCGAGAACTGGAAACGCCCTGAAACGGAACTCCAGTTCCTGATGCACTTGCTCGAGCAATACATGGTCGAGGAACGCCGAACGATCATGGACCAGGGATTGCGGTTGAAGACGATCGGACGACGCGACCGATTGCCCGAGAACGTGCTGCAAGCAATGGACAAGACGTTGGCCATGTCCGCAAACAATCCTGGGACACAACTCGTGCTCGCGATTGACTACGGTGGACGCGACGAGATCACCCACGTGGCGCGTCAATTGGCTCGCGAAGTGGCCCAAGGTTCGCTTAGCGAGAGCGATATCAGCGAAGACTTGATCAACAACCGACTGTACACGGCGGGGTTGCCCGATGTCGATTTGATGATTCGCACGGGGGGCGACATGCGGGTGAGCAACTTCCTGCTTTGGCAATTGAGTTACTCCGAGCTATGGATCACCGACAAGTGTTGGCCCGAGTTCACCCGCGAGCAGTTTCTAGGTGCGATTGATGACTTTGCGATGCGGCAACGCCGCTTCGGTGGGTTGAATGTGAATGAGTGA
- a CDS encoding phosphatidate cytidylyltransferase has protein sequence MLIDRLKTSAVLITIVCVLIYLDATYSLRNAEGLWLVPLLLFFAIGTAWDLSSLLLASGRNVSRAVVMFNTAMVTMSACVPMGWPFFGLEYPADCPIGRLGWIVAASVAAIMVTLGCEMWTYGRPEVPREKGYAIDRTLSAVFVSLYVGLPMALLVSLRSLESVGSLALDSSSTSGGNWGLAALITMIAVTKSADAGAYFVGRAVGRHKLIPRLSPGKTWEGAGGGILTSTIVAFACLRWLFPELSPSGGALSLLHCLTGAMVLGPVLAITGIMGDLAESLVKRDAGVKDSGSWLPGLGGVWDVTDSLIAASMPAFLCFAAGVAGPTG, from the coding sequence GTGCTCATTGACCGACTAAAAACTTCGGCTGTATTGATTACCATCGTTTGCGTCTTGATCTATCTTGATGCAACGTATTCGCTCCGAAACGCAGAAGGGCTGTGGCTGGTGCCACTGCTATTGTTCTTTGCGATCGGCACCGCGTGGGATTTATCCTCATTGTTATTAGCAAGCGGCCGCAATGTCTCGCGGGCGGTCGTGATGTTCAACACCGCCATGGTCACGATGTCGGCTTGCGTTCCGATGGGTTGGCCGTTTTTCGGTTTGGAGTATCCCGCCGATTGCCCGATCGGACGATTGGGCTGGATTGTCGCAGCCTCCGTCGCGGCGATCATGGTCACGCTCGGTTGCGAAATGTGGACTTACGGAAGACCTGAGGTCCCCAGGGAAAAAGGCTACGCGATCGACCGCACCTTGTCCGCTGTTTTTGTGTCCCTCTACGTTGGCCTGCCGATGGCGTTATTGGTTTCGCTGCGCTCACTGGAATCCGTGGGTTCGTTGGCGTTGGATTCCAGCTCCACCAGCGGTGGCAACTGGGGGTTGGCGGCGCTGATCACGATGATTGCGGTCACCAAATCAGCCGATGCGGGTGCCTACTTTGTGGGACGTGCGGTCGGGCGACACAAATTGATCCCACGACTCAGCCCTGGAAAAACCTGGGAGGGTGCTGGCGGCGGAATTTTAACCAGCACGATCGTTGCATTCGCTTGCCTGCGTTGGCTTTTCCCAGAGCTCTCACCCTCCGGGGGGGCACTTTCTTTGCTGCACTGCCTCACGGGGGCTATGGTGCTAGGACCGGTGTTAGCGATCACCGGAATAATGGGTGATTTGGCGGAATCGCTGGTAAAACGCGATGCGGGCGTCAAAGACAGCGGCTCGTGGCTGCCCGGATTGGGGGGGGTCTGGGACGTGACCGATTCGTTAATCGCCGCATCGATGCCTGCGTTTCTGTGTTTTGCCGCCGGTGTGGCGGGCCCAACGGGGTGA
- a CDS encoding PhoH family protein produces MTEATLSIANPAEILTLFGPRDQHLRKLRRAFDVSITLRDGRIRIAGEEENVNRATRTLEKMRHLSRKKGTLATEDVDAAAIEEGATIEGAVPTITGEEIDIQHAGRRVKPRTPGQARYVEAIRRFDLAFATGPAGCGKTYLAVATAVEALRAGQVRKIVLVRPAVEAGESLGFLPGDLRAKLNPYLRPLMDALGEMIDFDQARTLMEQDVIEIIPLAYMRGRTLNDAFIILDEAQNTTVAQMKMFLTRMGERSKMVVSGDISQQDLPRGITSGLRDAIHRLSDIEGIGIVRLRRSDIVRHRLVQKIVEAYDDDEKHHESDIRHDESLHPHHPSEDPKNPE; encoded by the coding sequence ATGACCGAAGCAACGCTATCCATTGCGAACCCCGCCGAAATCCTGACCCTGTTTGGGCCACGCGATCAACATTTGCGTAAATTGCGTCGCGCGTTCGACGTCAGCATCACGTTGCGTGACGGCCGAATTCGGATCGCGGGGGAGGAAGAGAACGTCAATCGCGCGACGCGAACGCTAGAGAAAATGCGACATCTTTCTCGCAAAAAAGGGACCTTGGCGACCGAAGATGTCGATGCGGCCGCGATCGAAGAAGGCGCCACCATCGAAGGGGCGGTGCCGACGATCACGGGCGAAGAGATTGATATCCAGCATGCTGGAAGACGTGTCAAACCGCGAACGCCGGGACAAGCCCGCTATGTCGAGGCGATTCGCCGCTTTGACCTCGCGTTTGCCACCGGACCGGCGGGTTGTGGAAAAACCTATCTGGCCGTCGCCACGGCTGTCGAAGCACTGCGTGCCGGACAAGTGCGTAAAATTGTACTGGTTCGTCCCGCGGTCGAAGCGGGCGAAAGCTTGGGGTTCCTGCCGGGGGATTTAAGAGCCAAACTAAACCCTTACCTACGCCCGTTGATGGATGCCCTTGGTGAAATGATCGATTTCGATCAAGCTCGCACCTTGATGGAACAAGATGTCATCGAAATCATTCCACTAGCGTACATGCGTGGACGCACCCTCAACGACGCCTTTATCATTTTGGACGAAGCACAAAACACGACCGTCGCACAGATGAAAATGTTCCTAACGCGAATGGGCGAACGAAGCAAAATGGTGGTCAGCGGCGATATCTCACAACAAGACCTCCCGCGAGGGATCACCAGCGGATTGCGCGATGCCATCCACCGTTTGAGCGATATTGAAGGAATCGGAATCGTACGGCTACGCCGCTCTGATATCGTTCGTCACCGCTTGGTTCAAAAAATCGTCGAAGCCTATGACGATGATGAAAAACATCACGAGAGCGACATTCGCCATGATGAATCCCTTCACCCGCATCATCCTAGCGAGGACCCTAAGAACCCCGAGTAG
- a CDS encoding HD family phosphohydrolase: MSGTTKQRTRQERIDSLGIPKPRLIQWWQRSDKADFSMRVGMAILAAVLMLVLCHTWRPSFAYRKNAIPARDLVTRVTFQVKDELETDAVRRQKRREEPVLYRNRTKPLDQLRAVLKDQLFLALGAQAFDQMNEDERIAFAQFYEGDETAKPGDTSAERFATLKSVLAEDPELVKVDAAVGTAMEPMYKLGLLKALQHTPDQGNQRMIMVYPAGQPGDAVPVEVSQVRIAQASSNLQSLLQEYFRPNFGTERGQVVAGMISEWIVQRLPQYETLQYDDELSEQARLKASQEVDPVMTSYYAGDSKLADAGKPLGIKELGLLRVEWREFVSRMGWRDKLARFGAFSGMIAALYLLCGAYIFFVEDRRLLQDRTKLAKLLALIVATVAFSFYASRDEWRSELIPLVLASIISAVVYGRELALLLMAAACLSVTLFLGADISELVMMLAACTSCTLLLGRIRSRTHLLYVGAVSAAITAATVIGVGIVTSQTLSAVDVTGTIVGEVEALYRGPQFDVVLWGLGREALWAGFCILVSSAAMTGLLPFVEKAFRVQTDLSLLELGDASHPLLRRLAQRAPGTYNHSINVASIAESAADAIGANGLLVRVGAYFHDIGKMFKPEYFIENQSAGINQHDSLQPAMSTLVIIAHVKDGADLARSHHLPESIIDFILQHHGTTLVEYFYREAARRSEEDPNGESVSDKDFRYPGPKPQTLEAAVMMLADTVESASRTLVDPTPSRIQGLVDAIAQKKMSDGQFDECGLTFRQLDRIRTSLVKSLTAIYHARVKYPGQQSA; the protein is encoded by the coding sequence ATGAGTGGCACAACCAAACAACGAACTCGCCAAGAACGGATCGACTCCCTTGGCATCCCCAAGCCCCGGTTGATCCAGTGGTGGCAGCGCAGCGACAAAGCTGATTTTTCGATGCGCGTCGGGATGGCGATCCTAGCCGCCGTCTTGATGCTGGTTCTTTGCCATACATGGCGTCCTTCGTTTGCTTATCGCAAGAACGCAATCCCCGCTCGTGATTTAGTCACCCGGGTCACCTTCCAAGTCAAAGACGAACTAGAAACCGACGCAGTGCGTCGTCAGAAACGACGCGAAGAACCGGTGCTCTATCGAAATCGCACCAAGCCGCTGGATCAGTTACGGGCGGTGCTCAAGGACCAATTATTCTTGGCGCTCGGAGCCCAAGCGTTCGACCAAATGAACGAGGACGAGCGGATCGCCTTCGCGCAGTTCTACGAAGGTGACGAAACGGCGAAACCGGGCGACACATCGGCCGAGCGTTTCGCGACCCTTAAATCGGTCTTGGCCGAAGATCCCGAGCTGGTCAAAGTCGATGCTGCCGTCGGCACCGCAATGGAGCCGATGTACAAACTGGGGTTGCTCAAAGCATTGCAACACACCCCGGACCAGGGCAACCAGCGGATGATCATGGTGTATCCCGCCGGGCAACCCGGTGATGCCGTGCCGGTGGAAGTCAGCCAAGTGCGAATCGCACAAGCGAGCAGTAATTTACAGTCGTTGCTGCAAGAATACTTTCGCCCCAACTTTGGTACCGAGCGGGGCCAAGTCGTCGCGGGCATGATCAGCGAATGGATCGTCCAACGTTTGCCGCAATACGAAACGCTGCAATACGATGACGAACTGAGCGAGCAGGCGAGGTTGAAAGCGTCGCAAGAGGTCGATCCGGTGATGACGTCCTATTACGCCGGAGACTCGAAGTTAGCCGACGCTGGCAAACCACTGGGGATCAAGGAACTGGGTTTGCTGCGAGTGGAGTGGCGTGAATTCGTCAGCCGCATGGGATGGCGAGACAAACTTGCTCGGTTTGGCGCATTCTCAGGAATGATCGCTGCATTGTATTTGCTGTGCGGGGCTTACATCTTCTTCGTCGAAGATCGCAGGCTGCTACAAGACCGCACGAAGCTCGCCAAATTACTGGCGTTGATCGTCGCTACCGTCGCGTTTAGTTTTTATGCGTCACGCGATGAATGGCGAAGTGAGTTGATCCCGCTGGTATTGGCATCGATCATTTCCGCGGTCGTTTATGGACGCGAATTAGCGTTGTTGTTGATGGCGGCAGCGTGCCTGAGCGTGACCCTATTTCTCGGTGCGGACATCTCCGAATTGGTGATGATGTTAGCCGCGTGTACCAGTTGCACTCTGTTGCTGGGCCGAATCCGTAGCCGAACGCACTTGTTGTATGTCGGCGCGGTCTCGGCCGCGATTACCGCGGCCACCGTCATCGGCGTTGGCATTGTGACGTCACAGACGTTGTCTGCAGTCGATGTGACCGGAACGATTGTCGGCGAGGTCGAAGCGTTGTATCGCGGGCCGCAATTTGACGTGGTGCTTTGGGGGCTGGGACGTGAAGCATTGTGGGCGGGCTTCTGTATCCTCGTCTCCTCCGCAGCGATGACCGGCTTGTTGCCGTTCGTCGAAAAAGCCTTCCGAGTGCAAACCGACCTCAGCCTGTTGGAACTCGGCGACGCGAGTCACCCGCTGCTGCGTCGACTCGCTCAGCGCGCCCCGGGAACGTACAACCATAGCATCAACGTGGCATCGATTGCCGAATCGGCCGCCGATGCGATCGGCGCTAACGGATTGTTAGTCCGCGTGGGAGCTTACTTCCACGACATCGGCAAGATGTTCAAACCCGAGTACTTCATCGAGAACCAAAGTGCGGGGATCAACCAACATGATTCGCTGCAACCGGCAATGAGCACGCTAGTGATCATTGCTCACGTGAAGGATGGAGCCGACTTGGCGCGCAGCCACCATTTGCCCGAATCGATCATCGATTTCATCCTGCAACACCACGGCACGACGCTGGTCGAGTATTTTTATCGTGAAGCCGCCCGGCGTAGTGAAGAAGATCCCAACGGTGAATCGGTCAGCGACAAGGACTTTCGCTACCCTGGGCCCAAGCCGCAAACGCTCGAAGCGGCCGTCATGATGCTTGCCGATACGGTCGAAAGCGCTAGCCGCACGCTCGTCGACCCCACTCCCTCTCGAATCCAAGGCCTTGTTGATGCGATCGCTCAAAAGAAGATGTCCGATGGCCAATTCGATGAGTGCGGGCTAACGTTCCGCCAACTCGACCGCATTCGCACCAGTCTTGTCAAATCTTTAACCGCCATTTATCACGCACGTGTCAAATATCCTGGACAACAATCAGCCTAA
- the ybeY gene encoding rRNA maturation RNase YbeY produces the protein MSNILDNNQPNESGEPAGPTLSIEIVTDDPLPEPQWLGRIRSAVTHATANRGFTHGEIGVRVTGDAEIRQINARHLEHDYETDVISFAYAAESPWIEGELVVSLETAQRIAERVGWSAENELLLYVVHGTLHITGMDDLEDEQRQEMRNTEVEVMKSLGINDIVHYGADTIDVNSSSSPSLPPETSLPPETQS, from the coding sequence GTGTCAAATATCCTGGACAACAATCAGCCTAACGAGAGTGGCGAGCCCGCGGGCCCAACGCTCTCGATTGAAATCGTAACCGACGACCCTCTACCGGAACCGCAATGGCTCGGCCGCATTCGATCTGCGGTGACCCACGCGACCGCTAATCGTGGTTTTACACACGGAGAGATCGGTGTGCGTGTAACCGGCGATGCCGAGATTCGCCAAATCAACGCTCGTCATCTTGAACATGACTACGAAACCGATGTCATCAGTTTCGCTTACGCGGCCGAGTCGCCCTGGATCGAAGGCGAACTTGTCGTCAGCCTTGAAACGGCACAACGCATTGCCGAGCGCGTCGGTTGGTCCGCTGAGAATGAATTGCTGCTGTATGTCGTTCACGGCACCTTGCACATCACCGGCATGGATGACCTCGAAGACGAACAGCGACAAGAAATGAGAAACACAGAAGTGGAGGTCATGAAGTCGCTTGGCATCAACGATATCGTGCACTACGGCGCTGACACGATCGACGTGAACTCGTCGTCATCACCATCACTGCCGCCGGAGACATCACTGCCGCCGGAGACGCAGTCATGA
- a CDS encoding hemolysin family protein, producing MTESEAWWSLAACGFVFSSIGGLGGELLDRFAGRPLEAYCRLNKNRERFGAVIDHQDAAIRGSEYLRMIGTVIFLISGTAGLFVAETPPPSRDLLIWFGGAVLLIMLIHSWVPAAVTRFASTQVLYHTWPFWRALSVLMHPLSAPGELVEVITRRLAGKQEHEDEDEEQLEDEIRTIVTAGEREGYFGPGVREMIQGVMTLHEDPVGHIMTPRSDVDAIEVSWDWDQILKTIIEAGRTRLPVYNGTLDNVVGVLYVKDLLPFLETNHQPNEPVTEIMRRPWFVPVDRSVEFLLREFLHSRSHMAIVLDEFQQTAGVVTIEDALEEIVGEIVDESDEDEEIGLEVIDDDTVEVDGRLMIDDLNELLGWDLPESDDYETVAGFVLSHIGSIPETGTRLTLGDSEIEILKASNRKIDSMRIRRQNVTDQKVG from the coding sequence ATGACCGAATCGGAAGCGTGGTGGTCGCTGGCAGCTTGCGGCTTCGTATTCAGCAGCATTGGGGGACTCGGCGGCGAGTTACTAGACCGATTCGCCGGACGACCGTTGGAAGCCTATTGCCGGCTGAACAAGAACCGAGAGCGTTTTGGTGCCGTCATCGATCACCAAGATGCTGCGATCCGCGGCAGCGAATACCTGCGAATGATTGGCACGGTGATCTTCCTGATTTCGGGAACCGCCGGGCTTTTTGTTGCCGAAACGCCCCCGCCTAGCCGCGACCTGCTGATTTGGTTTGGCGGCGCGGTGCTGTTGATCATGCTGATCCATTCCTGGGTTCCCGCTGCGGTCACGCGCTTTGCCTCCACCCAAGTGCTCTACCACACTTGGCCATTTTGGCGTGCGCTTTCGGTTCTAATGCATCCATTGTCGGCGCCCGGTGAACTCGTCGAAGTCATCACACGACGCTTAGCGGGCAAGCAGGAACACGAAGACGAAGACGAAGAACAACTCGAGGACGAGATTCGCACGATCGTCACCGCCGGTGAGCGTGAAGGCTACTTTGGGCCAGGCGTTCGAGAAATGATTCAGGGCGTGATGACGCTGCACGAGGATCCCGTCGGTCACATCATGACGCCGCGCAGCGATGTCGACGCGATAGAGGTGTCGTGGGACTGGGACCAGATTCTCAAGACGATCATCGAAGCCGGTCGCACTCGATTGCCGGTCTACAATGGAACGCTCGACAATGTGGTCGGCGTGCTGTATGTCAAAGATTTACTGCCGTTTCTCGAAACCAATCACCAACCCAATGAGCCGGTGACGGAGATCATGCGACGCCCTTGGTTCGTCCCGGTCGATCGCTCGGTCGAATTTCTGCTGCGTGAATTCCTGCATAGCCGAAGCCACATGGCGATTGTGCTCGACGAGTTCCAACAAACCGCTGGCGTTGTCACGATCGAAGACGCGTTGGAAGAAATCGTGGGTGAAATTGTCGATGAATCCGATGAAGACGAAGAAATCGGTTTAGAGGTCATCGACGACGATACCGTCGAAGTCGATGGTCGTTTGATGATCGACGACCTGAACGAATTGCTCGGTTGGGACCTCCCCGAAAGTGATGACTACGAAACGGTTGCCGGCTTCGTGCTCTCTCACATCGGCTCGATTCCGGAAACCGGAACGCGTTTGACGCTCGGCGACTCGGAAATCGAAATTCTGAAGGCGAGCAACCGAAAGATCGATTCCATGCGAATCCGTCGGCAAAACGTCACCGACCAAAAAGTGGGTTAA
- a CDS encoding citrate synthase codes for MSTSPKLDTKQAGIAKLSFDNSELDCPVVEGSEGERGIDISQLRAKTGLITLDDGFVNTGSTKSAITFLDGEKGILRYRGYPIEQLAKHCDFVETAFLLIYGELPNASQAETFRAGIRDHTMIHEDMRSFYNGFPRDAHPMAILSSVVGALATFYQDSLNPNDPSQVEISLYRLLAKLPTIAAYSYKKSMGQPFMYPNNDLNYCENFLHMMFATPAREYMVDPDFAEALNLLFIVHADHEQNCSTSTVRMVGSSNANLFASISAGIGALWGPLHGGANEACVNMLETIAKDGGNVQKYVDMAKDKENGFRLMGFGHRVYKNFDPRAKIIRASCDKLLAKLQLDDPLFEVAQKLEEVALQDEYFIERKLYPNVDFYSGVIYRALGIPIQMFTVLFAIGRLPGWIAHWEEMHNNPSTRINRPRQIYTGATQRDFVPLEQR; via the coding sequence ATGAGCACCTCTCCCAAATTGGACACAAAACAAGCTGGAATCGCCAAGCTATCCTTCGATAACAGCGAACTCGACTGCCCCGTGGTTGAAGGATCCGAAGGGGAACGTGGAATCGATATCAGCCAACTTCGCGCCAAAACCGGCCTGATCACGCTCGATGACGGATTCGTCAACACGGGTAGCACGAAAAGTGCCATCACGTTTCTTGACGGCGAGAAGGGGATCCTTCGCTACCGCGGTTACCCGATCGAGCAACTCGCGAAACACTGTGATTTCGTGGAGACCGCGTTTCTGCTGATTTATGGCGAACTGCCCAACGCATCCCAAGCGGAAACGTTCCGTGCCGGAATCCGCGATCACACCATGATCCACGAGGACATGCGGTCGTTCTACAACGGCTTCCCACGCGATGCCCATCCGATGGCCATCCTCAGCAGTGTGGTCGGGGCACTGGCAACGTTCTACCAAGACTCGTTGAACCCAAATGATCCTTCGCAAGTTGAAATTTCGCTCTATCGACTGCTAGCCAAGCTGCCAACCATCGCTGCGTATAGCTATAAAAAGTCGATGGGTCAGCCGTTCATGTATCCGAACAATGATCTGAATTATTGCGAAAACTTTTTGCACATGATGTTTGCGACTCCGGCTCGCGAATACATGGTCGATCCCGATTTCGCCGAAGCCTTGAACCTGTTGTTCATTGTCCACGCCGACCACGAACAAAACTGCAGCACGTCAACGGTCCGCATGGTCGGCAGCAGCAACGCCAACCTGTTCGCATCGATCTCCGCTGGCATCGGTGCCCTGTGGGGACCGCTCCATGGCGGTGCCAACGAAGCCTGTGTCAACATGCTTGAAACGATCGCCAAAGATGGCGGAAACGTGCAAAAATATGTCGACATGGCCAAGGACAAAGAGAATGGCTTCCGCTTGATGGGATTCGGTCACCGGGTCTACAAGAACTTTGACCCACGGGCGAAAATCATTCGAGCAAGCTGTGATAAATTGCTCGCCAAACTACAACTGGATGACCCCTTGTTCGAGGTCGCCCAAAAGTTGGAAGAGGTTGCTCTGCAGGACGAGTACTTCATCGAGCGAAAACTGTATCCCAACGTCGACTTCTACTCCGGCGTGATCTATCGCGCATTGGGGATTCCGATCCAGATGTTTACGGTATTGTTCGCGATTGGACGCTTGCCTGGGTGGATTGCCCACTGGGAAGAGATGCACAACAATCCGTCGACTCGAATCAATCGACCTCGCCAAATCTACACCGGCGCCACCCAACGCGACTTTGTGCCGTTGGAACAACGCTAG